Genomic window (Arachis hypogaea cultivar Tifrunner chromosome 13, arahy.Tifrunner.gnm2.J5K5, whole genome shotgun sequence):
GCATCACAAGCCTCATAATCCACTTCTTTAACATAAACATCAAACCCACTAGCACCGATTGAGAGGTGGATCCATTCTTGTATGACGTTAAAGGTGCGTGTGTCAACTTGAATCCGGCCAGCTCTAAATGATGATCCTACTCCTGAGCTTATCTCACATCTAATCACGTCCCCCCAAAGTCCACCCATGGCTTTAAATGTTTCTGATGACCACACGTGTACCGGCACCCCATAACATTCCAACCAAACCCTTCTTGTCTCACAACGATCCGACTCCTCCCATCTCCAAACTTTATGAAAAAATTGTAACAGCATATCCAACTTGAACGTGAACATCTTGTCTGCATGCTCCACAGAATCAAACGTAATTAAAATCTTACAAGCACCTAACTCGCTTACTTCCACAACATGAGGCACATTTTTGCATATTGCTCTTCTCAACGATTTATGGTCAAGAGGTTTCAAAGTGGTTCCTACTAAGCTCCGCACTAGCCAGTCCATATTTTCTGCCGCTATCGACACTTCAGTCCTCTTCATCCGTCCATTCGAATGTTGGTCAGAGACGTGCTTATCATCCGTCGTCACCTCCAAATGTGGTACTCTAGCCACCTCTTTTCCACCACGACATTCTGTAGGCTCCTCCTCCTGCTGAACTCTTCGCTCCACCTGCACCCGCCGGCCCCGCACCTGATGTTGCCTGCGAAACCTAGCTTCACTGATAGATACGATCTTCCCTCGTAGTCTCATATTATTCATCTCCGTAATCGCCTTTAGCGCACCGCCCTTCATGGTGTATCGGATAAAAGCAAACAGATACACCGCTTCTAGTTTACGTTTACGGGCAAGATAAATATCGTTAATTCTTTCCGTCCAACAGAACAAATGATATAATTTCTTCTTTAAAATATCCTCCGATAGGTTATCCACAAACACAAAAAAAGACTCGTTTTTCAGGCAATAGTATTCTTCTCGATTCCAAACCTTAGGATCTCTTCCGCGTGTCCCACCCCTCCCGGTGTTTCCCCCTCTCATTCTCTCGCTCTCTCATCCCTAACCGTTTCACATTTTAATTTGTTTGCATAACAAGTTTTGAGTTGGTATATGCAACTTTGTCATCATGGAATGAGAATGAAAATTCTGATATACAACTTTTATAATTAAGTATCAATCGACGTAGAATTTTACTGTATACACTTCAAGATTTTGTGAAATGTCATTCATCAACGCTTAGTCAGATTAGGGACATTTTGAATGAGATCGATTTATTATGCTAAACATTGCTAACTTAATTAACCTGAATCTCTCACCAAAGCAAATAGTTAATGATATATTGATGATCACCTTAAAAAGTAAAGAATGAACTTTCAAATTGATAATATTAGAGAGATAAAAAGAattgtcttatttagtatttattattaattttaataataattaataaatattaaataaaataaattttaattattttttactaatttttttattattaaatcagtaaataattaaattagtctctGAAAGATTCTTTAAATTGGTTTTCGAAATTTTGTTTGATTAAATTTgtcctttaaagattttaaattagtcatgctAGTCCTTCTGTTACTTCTATTACTAATAGCGTCAGAATTTGTTGATGTCGTACATTGAGTAACCTCACAGGACACACCTAATAATCCTAGCTAATTGATTATTAACAttattaatttatgaaattagataaaGCAATTCTAAATAGAGAAATTTAAATGCCTcagcaaaaaaaaagtgaaaaaagaactaacataattaatttaaaatctttaaaaataaatttatttaaaaaaattaaaaattaatttaaaaataaatattttttatggactaatttgactattcaCGCAACTTCGCCTTTATATATATCCTTATCCTTTAGCCTAATTAACGTAACTCTTACAGATTAAGGCATGAAGAAGCTTCCTAGTTAACTATTATCAGCATGTTCGGTGACTTCATAAATCAATTAACtggaaacaaattaaattaacacTTCCCAGCCCTACTTATTACCAAGGATGTGATGCCAAACCCACCATCATTATGTTTTTCTCATTACTCTCTCTCAAACAAGAGAAATAACCTTTGACATCTAAATCCTCTAATTAATACTTTGTTGACATTGACAGATTGACTTCACTTCACTGTTTTTTTAATATTGTCTGATTTCTACACTAGCAACTGAATTCTTATCACCATATCTAGTTTCAATTGTGTTATGATGGATAAAAATTGGTgtctaattatttaaaaaattaaatacttcatatttaatttaaaaatataaagattaataaaatctaaatatttaaaattattattaaaaattaattaaataaaagttaaatactaaataaaaaaacacTATAAAATTGGCCATAATTTTAAATAAGCGTTTGAAAACTGTATGTGATTTGGATGGTTCCACCTACTTTGGATGGCAATGTGGCAAATAAACCACACTCCACAAAGGTGGAGATCCCATTAAATTTGTCaacatttaaattattaaaaagaacaaatatatataaacaaaaaatgaaattaaagaaagaaaaagagaggacCGACCTCTCTTCTTCCATATAAAATTTGAACCGTTTTTCAGATGATGACTGCGATATTAAAAATTGCAAGTTGTGCGCAGCAAATGGAATTGGAAATCTTTCATTAGATTTGAATAAGATaaaaactcaagtgcagtcgacttcatgtgaagttgatacttgagagtCTGTTaaatgatttaactaaatttttatataacggctctcaggtatcaacttcaagtgaaatcgacttcacctgagttttcacctttcaATAAAAGCCAGCAAGTAATATTATTGCCATCCTCTCTCAGCAAGGATCTTATGTTTCATTCACAAAACATAAATTGATTATAAGATCACATGTACATTACATCATATAAATTATAGGCTTCAACTACGAGacctaattaatatattatttccaaatgaaaaaagcataaattaaaagtccACATCTAAGTCAATTTGATTAGCTCCAAATTCTATAATTGTCGAATTGTATATATCATTTATATTGTATAATTTGTCCTTAAACATATATGTAGTTTTTGACCTAATTAATATAGTAAtaatagatattttaatttttactccactaataaaagtttttttttttagaatatagaTGTGTAATGTCTAAGTCTCAATTCAATACTTTTTTACAACTACAacgaataataataacaaataataattaGAGATTTATTGTGACAAAATCTTTTCCCAATTGGCCATTTCTTTTGTACTCATAATAGGATAGTGTACATGATTGGCCTTTAGAAATTGGGGATATCAATTAATTATGTAACTTATATTCATCACACGAGAAGCAAGATGAAGAAGCATTGAGGATATTAATTAGTTCCACAAATCTAGTGTATTTCGGACCAATAATAATCATTCAATAATATTATATTCTAAAAAATGAGAGAGATCAGAGGCTTTTTCTCAAGGTTGGAGAATCATGATTGTGTGGCTGCAATAATTGGGCCACATGCATTCATCCCATAAATATAAGCTACAATCCCCACCAACcacaattatatataattaatttctcagATATATTACACATGCACTAACCTATAAAGCACCCCCACGTAATTATTTGAATCATGAAATTCTATGGACTATATGGAAACTTGTTTAAATAAAACCAATCATGACTTAGGTTCCTCATCTTAAGTCTTAACCCTTTAATATAGAAGACAAAAACTGAAACATTTTATCTCAgcagaaaattccaaaaatcagGTACAATATTATGGTTAGATCTCATCCTTTCATcatcaatatatattatacattACATGTATTCCTTTTCAATGAGTATGAATTCATGTCGTATTCATTTTGGTTAAAGGGAGTTGATACTAGAATAGTTTCAATAAATAATTGCCGTACCACAAACAACAAACGGTCCAACCATAATAAATTCTGCCACAACAAAACCATTATAGTAGATAGAACCATTAAGTTGGTAACCTTATTGAATTAGAATATATATAGCGTTGATGGAATCAaactaaaccaacaataatatttaatattgagAAAATGACGAGAGTGCTGCACGAGTGGTGACATTGATATGCAAACATATGACATTTCCGAATTGGCGTGGCTGCAGAAGAAACGCGTGGTTTCGTTTCTTTAATAACACGAAACAAAGTATAGATCGGAGGAGGAAGCTAAGGTTTGTAGCCTTATACGTATATGGCTTTGTATTGAGCAATGTGGCAGCATGCAACACATAGATATATCAACCATCCTATGGTGTACTTATATGTATGGTTTCAATTCACATCGATCTAAATATCTTGATTCATCAAGTGCATGCGTATGCATATATGTGCTCTATTTTGTTGTTCAATTGCCATAAAAAAACGAGGAGATAGAACACTCTAGAAATTGATTGATGGTGAAACCAAACACAATCTCAACTATTTCAAAATCTCTTCATTATTGCTGTTTTAGTGTGGCTTCACTAGTGTCACAtgagttaaaacttaaaacatgtgcgcaaaaaaaaaaattggaagcaGTGAAAAAATTGGAAGAAGGACAATTTGAGAATCGGTACTTCAAAAGGTGATTAATTAGAGTGTTGGATTCATGTGTCCTGTCTCAAACACGTGACACTAGATGTTACTGAATCAATATCATACTTGCAGAATTTTTATGAGGTTACAAATTGGTTGGCGTGGCAAGATTATTCAGACAAGAAAATCTTTTACACCAGCGTATGGTGGTACTCTTATTAAATTATATCaaacattaataattatttatgatGCAAGAACCATTAAGTCTTCTGTTAAGTACATACATTTTTTGAGTCTTGATTCACATTGAATTAATTTCTATGGCTCTTATTTGTATTATACATCTCAGAAGTCGTAGCACGTGAATTTTGTTAAATTAAGCATCTTGAAACTGCAATTGACAAATTTAATGTACAtagtgaaaaaattaaaattaaaattaaaattgaatttcgtACCGAGGAAAAAGTGTAGATTATTTGTGGAGTCCAAAATATTCAAAATGTCTATGGCTTTAGACTAATTGATTCAAATTTAGGTTCTTTTAACTTAAAAGATAACATGATTTTGTGCtgcaatataattaattatccaaaaaaaaaaaaaaactagtcagTACCGCTTTAATTTTCTCCACTAATGAAGTAATGATTACAAATAAATCTTACCAGCACACAATTAAGCTCTTCCTTTAAGATTGTGGTTATATCCAAAGAGCATGTGAAAAAGGGGAATTGAGTCACATCAGCAGGAATGGAAATAAAGTTCATGTAATATTCAAAAACAATTCGTCCAATGCACTCTctccaaaagtttcaaaaataaataaatgaataaattactatttgtatCCATAAAGATACAAATGCTGATAAATATATCCATATAATAATTGTATCCGCGGAAGATAACTTCTGTGTGCCAAGAATACCCTAACGGACCAATTGTGTAACCAACGTCCGGGTACTCTTGGCAGACGGAAGCCAATCTTCCGTGGTCATAATTGTGTCATTTTATTCTTGTATGGGTACATTTGTCAGCATGTATCTTaatggtaatttattcttaaataaataaattagaaagaaagaaagaagtaatgTCTAATGTCATTTCctgtgaaaaaagaaaagaaaactatgCGCCTATTGAGCCATCATGCTCCTAGCTGTTAAATAATGACCCTTCAGAGCAACACTTGCCATATAAAGTGAATAACGGACTTTCTCTAATCTTTAAACAAGTCAACCATGTAACAATGAACTGTTTTGTGAAAAATTATCAGcgttaaaaataaatacatatactATCAACTGTtcatataatcatatatatttcATTATTCGTGATTTTAGGAGCTATGAccaaagtaaaatatattttgaatttcacaaccctatattttattttcttttttgtgcaATTCTCTGGTTCAAAGCACTAAGTGGTACAACATTCATGTGTAAAACAAGTATTGTCCATTTTGACATGTATCTAACAATACAATATAAGAAATTAATATTAGAGCAATGGTAACAGTATTATTCTTACTCCAATTCTACTTCCACATtggataatataaatttatttatttatttatttttggaaaaaaagggAAGAACAAATTAAAAGCCCAGCCCCTAGTGCCTTATGTATATCTTTGATTTTTAACCAAACTATAAACCCTACGATTGATGAGTATTTAATACTTGATTTTCAAGGAACATAATTAAATAGATGCAGTCATACACCCGGTGGAGGGATCCAAGATACCTTGATATTAACACCCATATAACTGAATAACAAGTGAAAGTAAATCTTTACTTAATATTAATATAAGGAGTATATTAATATTGGGTTCAACCGTTCAAGGAATGGGTCCTAACACAGGAATTAAGAAGTGGGCATGAAAGGATGCCCTTCataaacagaaggaaaaacagtGGAATAATAACAAATCACTTAATATATTTAAGAACAATATGGTGGCTGTAACACACATTCAAATCATCCAAACAAACAGGCTCCTATAACACAATTACAGACTTCATAAATACTAACCTTCAAGGTAAGCTTCATAAGGTATTAGTTAATGACAATATATAACACTAATaataagtaatgaagaagaacaCATGGTTCATGGAATTAATAAACAAACATAGATGTAGATGACAGCTGAAGCAAGTTTAACCATCAAAACCAGGGCATTCAGTCATTTATACCACACAAATCTCAAATCCAGCATTTAATTATATATGAAATGCAGTCAAAGTAGTCCAAATACCACCTAGCTCCTGCTCCTGGATTTTTCCACAGCCCTGGGAGCTGCATAGTAAAGAAATATTACTTAGCCAAACTTCATAGCACATTAATTGGtgtataaaccacattactaactGTGTAATATTATCTAAGAGTTAAAATATTGACTGATATTATCAGTGTCATATCCATAGTACTCAACTGCAGTCTGCAGACATAGATCAGTTAACTCTTTCAGACATGTTTTCCTTGTGTTACAATGAAACTCTATCAACTGCAGTGTTAAATTCGGTTTCTTGAAATAAAATTGTGGTCAACTTAGTactatgtaaaataaataaataaataacttaggCTTGCTAGCTAGAGCTATTTACTGGTGTATATTGACTAGCTGTGTTTTttcccaaaataaaaataataagagaataaaaagaaaacaaaagactagCAGAAGATGTAtatctatcttttctttttttctaacaCTAGTTTGATGATTATTGACAAATCACAGCACAAACTACTAATAGTTTCACACTTCAGTGATCATAAGAAAAATTTGTTCTCCAACATATATTATCAATACATTCAAATTAACCATCTAAGTAAATACCACCTATTGGGCTATAATCACTGACTTAGCTTCAGTTGCCTCACTTAAACGCATCAGAATCATAAGGTATTGCACGAAATTAATCCTTAAATAGGGCTACTGTCACATGCAAAGAGAAGCTCACACTCGACCAATTTATATGATAGTTTTACTGATATGTATAATGACTGTAAGATGAAGCAGAACCAAGAAAACATACCTAAGCCAATGGCATCAGAACCCTTCATGATTTTCAGCCTCTTGCATGTGTCAATGAACATCCTGCAGGATTATCACAGTTAGGAATGAAGGCAAAACATTGCTCAAAAATGTGTTCCAATGGTCTTCTATAGCTGCCACTTTCTTAACACAAACAGCAGTAAAGCATCAAACTTCATGCATGGCTGCATGGGAATGCATAAGAACATTACACATTCCCATAGGAAGCACTCAAAAACAACAGTCAACAGACATACACAAATGAGAAAGATTATGAAGAGACATATAAAGGCTGAGCACAGAATATAAGAGAGACACAACAGaataaaagattgaaaacaatgtcTGGCTTGGCATTGAAGATAGAAGCAAAACAGcagaaacaaaaatatttaaggtGCAGAACAGTAAGCTTCCCTATTTAGAAGAAGCCCTGTGCAGTAAAAATGCAGTAATCTGCTCATGAGATGATATCAAAAAGGAGCAAGCATGATGTAACACAGAGAACTTAAACTAAATTTGCAGGTTGGAATTGCTTGATGATATTGTTGGCAGTATATTTCATATCTCACTGATTCAACTATAATTATGACTCTGCATAATTTCTAAAGCACATTACCTTATCATCTTAGATCTTAAAAATAGATGCAATCACTGCTACAAGAAAAAAAAGCATAACGGCAACATACAAAACAAGTTCGGTAGGTTTAGAAACACTTACTCCCAAGGCACATCTCCTACGAGCATCCAGTCGCCATCTTTGTCTTCATAAGTAAGTACATATTCTGAACCATGCAGGAGATCCTTCAGCTTGCTCTCACTCATCATTTCTCTTCCTGGAGCCCCATGTGAACCACACTGACCTGAAATGGTCAATATGCGTAGCAAATCCATGTCAAAGTTCAACTTCAGAATCAAATATAAAAGCCATCACAAAATTCATTGAAAGAATCCCTAACAAGAAATAATTTGCTTAAATAATTCAATATTGCAGCAGCTCACCTAAGATAAAACAGCTGAACATCTTCTCAAGGGCAGAAGACAGTTCCTGGTATGTCGTATAATTCCTCAGATCAACCTTCCTCAGATATGGAGCACCATCCATGCTCACCTTCACGAAGAGCACCGCCGGGCTTGGTTTTCCATCTACTTCATCATTGTTCTTTGAAGTGGTAGCCAACGAGTTTTTCCTAAATGATCTAATAGGAGGCCAACCAACAACCTGTGCCCTGCCAAAGATAAGAAGCAATGAGCACAACAAGAAACCACAGAACAACCACTTTAAGATCTTTGTTCGACTTCTAAACTATGTTGAAAATTAGGGATCCTTCATCTAGCAAGTTACACCTACTTAGAAGCCGGTGAACTGCCACTGACAGCACCTCCTGTTCCACTGACTGCGCCGGTCTGTCCTTGTAATACCTTGCTTGGTATTTCCTTCTTTGCAGTTGGCTGCAGTCCAGCAGGTCTGGGTGATAGCATCACATTTATCGCTGCAGTACCAGTAAACTTTCCCTGCAACACAGATTGTAGGGAATCAGACTTAGAAACAGCACATAACATTCATTTACCCTCAATAAAATAATAGCATTTTTACCTCAGAGAATCCATCCATTGCATCAGCAAAACCCCTTTTGTTTCCCGAAACTACAGTCTTTTGAGTTGATGAGCAGATTCCATCTTTCGTAGGGAGCGGGAGCAATGGGAACAGTGGTTTCTCATCAAGCTTTGTTGAGCTCAATGAGAAGATGTCTGGACCCCTTTCAGGAGATTGGGATCCAGGAAGGCCGAGCCTCAACTCGGTGGCCTTCAAATTCAGATTGTCCTTTTTCTCATCAGACATGCCTGGCGCAGCTGAACTGTCTACCGATGAGCA
Coding sequences:
- the LOC112733801 gene encoding auxin-responsive protein IAA9 — encoded protein: MAPPLLVTREEGLSNASTVASASSPQSLDCFSQNGGVSLKERNYLGLSDCSSVDSSAAPGMSDEKKDNLNLKATELRLGLPGSQSPERGPDIFSLSSTKLDEKPLFPLLPLPTKDGICSSTQKTVVSGNKRGFADAMDGFSEGKFTGTAAINVMLSPRPAGLQPTAKKEIPSKVLQGQTGAVSGTGGAVSGSSPASKAQVVGWPPIRSFRKNSLATTSKNNDEVDGKPSPAVLFVKVSMDGAPYLRKVDLRNYTTYQELSSALEKMFSCFILGQCGSHGAPGREMMSESKLKDLLHGSEYVLTYEDKDGDWMLVGDVPWEMFIDTCKRLKIMKGSDAIGLAPRAVEKSRSRS